A single region of the Pontibacter kalidii genome encodes:
- a CDS encoding PaaI family thioesterase, with translation MKPQPDNAAAFRQLVSSPVKFRLFLLSRLPMAYLAGLRVTTLTPEHAAVSIPYKYVNKNPFQSIYFACLSMAAELSTGVLCMMHVYQSSPAVSMLVVSMEASFTKKAVGRITFTCHNGQQIQQAVEQTKATGEGVTVVATSRGVDEAGDQVAEFRFTWSLKAKPKA, from the coding sequence ATGAAGCCTCAGCCAGACAATGCCGCAGCGTTCCGACAACTGGTTTCATCGCCGGTCAAGTTTCGCCTCTTCCTGCTCTCCAGGCTGCCCATGGCTTACCTGGCCGGCCTGCGCGTAACCACCCTCACACCGGAGCATGCCGCGGTTTCCATCCCGTACAAGTACGTCAACAAGAATCCCTTCCAGTCCATCTACTTCGCCTGCTTAAGTATGGCTGCCGAGCTCTCGACCGGGGTGCTGTGCATGATGCACGTCTATCAGTCCAGCCCTGCCGTATCGATGCTGGTGGTGAGCATGGAGGCCAGTTTCACCAAGAAGGCAGTCGGCAGGATCACCTTTACCTGCCACAATGGGCAACAGATACAGCAGGCCGTAGAACAGACCAAAGCTACCGGAGAAGGCGTAACCGTGGTGGCCACCAGTAGAGGCGTGGACGAGGCCGGTGACCAGGTGGCCGAGTTCCGTTTTACCTGGTCGCTGAAGGCCAAGCCAAAGGCCTGA
- a CDS encoding Fur family transcriptional regulator, with protein MDRAQELLEEYGLRKTGCRLEVLQCFLEQDFALSHADLERLIGDSYDRVTIYRTLYSFEEKGLIHSINDVSGAIKFALCKTDTCSQQKHQDNHIHFNCTSCGQTFCLNEIRIPSMALPQGYTAERLHFSAEGTCKGCND; from the coding sequence ATGGACAGAGCACAGGAGCTGCTGGAAGAGTACGGATTGCGCAAGACGGGCTGCCGCCTGGAGGTGCTACAATGTTTTCTGGAGCAGGACTTTGCACTCTCTCACGCAGACCTGGAACGGCTTATCGGTGATAGCTATGACCGTGTAACGATCTACCGTACCTTGTACTCATTCGAGGAAAAGGGGCTCATACATAGTATAAACGATGTAAGCGGCGCCATTAAGTTTGCACTCTGCAAGACTGACACCTGCTCGCAGCAAAAGCACCAGGACAACCACATCCACTTCAACTGCACCTCCTGCGGCCAGACCTTCTGCCTCAACGAGATCCGTATCCCAAGTATGGCCCTGCCCCAGGGATACACCGCCGAACGACTACACTTCTCAGCAGAAGGCACCTGCAAGGGATGCAACGACTAA
- a CDS encoding T9SS type A sorting domain-containing protein, whose amino-acid sequence MKKALHVIATLLAIVLATGAGNAQTQEPTINGTLDVISEQGNLVVGTDVQWQVLIKSFDRKDEKANLEIKLHNPAQSGNFTLFYNSNRNAANEDEADYAQVAFDNGVAVVGAEGGEALPESLREYFKINFSAPGIYKYDLILRREDGNALASITETVTVGTVAGIDDMIGDTRVAVYPTVSQGTVKLSLGSIRNANVAVMDMLGRKVLELSNANGTVEINTRQYARGTYFVKVMAEDDVASSRLIVR is encoded by the coding sequence ATGAAAAAAGCTCTACACGTTATTGCCACCCTATTGGCCATCGTTCTGGCAACTGGCGCTGGCAATGCACAAACGCAGGAACCTACCATTAATGGAACCCTTGATGTGATCTCCGAGCAGGGGAACCTGGTTGTGGGAACGGATGTACAGTGGCAGGTGCTGATTAAGTCTTTTGACCGTAAGGATGAGAAGGCCAATCTGGAGATAAAGCTGCACAACCCGGCACAAAGCGGCAACTTTACCCTTTTCTATAACTCCAACCGTAACGCGGCTAACGAAGACGAAGCCGACTATGCGCAGGTTGCCTTTGATAATGGCGTTGCCGTAGTTGGCGCCGAAGGAGGGGAGGCCCTTCCGGAGTCCTTAAGGGAGTACTTCAAGATAAACTTCTCTGCACCGGGCATCTACAAGTATGACCTGATCCTGCGCCGCGAAGATGGCAACGCGCTGGCCTCCATCACCGAGACTGTGACGGTAGGCACCGTGGCCGGCATTGACGATATGATCGGTGATACCCGCGTGGCTGTTTACCCAACCGTATCGCAGGGCACCGTGAAGTTGAGCCTGGGCAGCATCCGCAATGCCAACGTGGCTGTAATGGATATGCTGGGCCGCAAAGTGCTGGAGCTGAGCAACGCCAACGGCACCGTGGAGATCAACACCCGGCAATATGCCCGTGGCACGTACTTCGTAAAGGTCATGGCTGAAGACGATGTAGCCTCCAGCCGCCTGATTGTGAGATAG
- a CDS encoding geranylgeranylglycerol-phosphate geranylgeranyltransferase — protein MRHILELIRARNLVMIVLSQALVQACLLAPELEWHRLQDGRFWLLVLSTVCIAAAGYIINDYYDVKIDAINKPGRLLVGRLIRRRRAMFAHLILSGTGVLMGLLLSIPVALINLGAVLLLWGYSARLKKMLLIGNVVIALLSASMLLVVAVYADQLNRITLGYALFAFLISLIREIIKDIEDMKGDASFECRTLPIVAGMRGAKLVLYPLIVAFQVFVTVVILHPASNGIFDAYMVLLVLLPSAWLVVKLVRADRKRDFTYLSNLNKLIMFSGILSMLLL, from the coding sequence GTGAGACACATCCTTGAACTGATACGCGCCCGCAACCTGGTAATGATCGTGCTGAGCCAGGCGCTGGTGCAGGCCTGCCTGCTGGCCCCGGAGTTGGAATGGCACAGGCTGCAGGATGGCAGGTTCTGGTTGCTGGTGCTCTCCACCGTCTGCATCGCCGCCGCCGGCTACATCATCAACGACTACTACGACGTAAAGATCGATGCTATCAACAAGCCCGGCCGCCTGCTGGTGGGCCGCCTCATACGCCGGCGCAGGGCCATGTTCGCCCACCTCATCCTTTCAGGCACCGGTGTGTTGATGGGCCTGCTGCTCTCCATCCCGGTGGCGCTGATAAACCTGGGGGCGGTGCTGCTGCTCTGGGGCTACTCGGCGCGGCTCAAGAAGATGCTGCTCATCGGCAATGTGGTGATCGCGCTGCTATCGGCTTCTATGCTGCTGGTGGTGGCCGTGTACGCCGATCAACTGAACCGCATCACGCTGGGCTACGCGCTGTTTGCCTTCCTTATCTCTCTCATCAGGGAGATCATCAAAGACATAGAAGACATGAAGGGTGATGCCTCCTTTGAGTGCCGCACCCTACCCATTGTGGCCGGTATGCGCGGGGCCAAACTGGTGCTGTACCCGCTGATAGTCGCTTTCCAGGTATTTGTTACAGTCGTTATACTTCATCCCGCCTCCAACGGGATATTTGATGCGTACATGGTGCTGCTGGTGCTGCTGCCAAGCGCATGGCTGGTGGTAAAGCTGGTGCGAGCCGACCGCAAACGGGACTTTACTTACCTCAGCAACCTCAACAAGCTTATCATGTTCAGCGGCATTCTCTCAATGCTGCTGCTGTAG
- a CDS encoding cold-shock protein, protein MKTGKVKFFIESKGFGFITEDDTNEDFFVHVTGLNGLQIQQNDRVEFDTVEGKKGINAVNVKKF, encoded by the coding sequence ATGAAGACAGGAAAAGTAAAGTTCTTTATCGAGTCAAAGGGTTTCGGCTTTATCACTGAGGACGACACCAACGAAGATTTCTTTGTACACGTAACCGGCCTTAACGGTCTGCAGATCCAGCAGAATGACCGCGTTGAGTTCGACACGGTGGAAGGCAAAAAAGGAATCAATGCTGTAAACGTGAAGAAGTTCTAA
- a CDS encoding KdsC family phosphatase codes for MSITQTDLNSITTFIFDVDGVLTDGLLYCFADGEQVRAFNIKDGFAIKHAISQGYHVAIISGKNEPGVRRRLEQLGIEDIFLGIDDKVEAMEDYLYMQGVNPATVAYMGDDMPDYEVMQRCGLRACPADAADDIQAISTFISTRNGGRGAVRELIETIMKAQDNW; via the coding sequence ATGTCTATCACCCAAACAGACCTTAACAGCATCACCACATTTATTTTTGATGTGGATGGCGTACTGACCGACGGCCTGCTCTACTGCTTTGCCGACGGCGAGCAGGTGCGCGCCTTCAACATTAAGGATGGTTTTGCCATCAAGCATGCTATCAGCCAGGGCTACCATGTGGCCATCATCTCGGGCAAGAACGAGCCGGGCGTGCGCCGCCGCCTGGAGCAGCTCGGCATCGAGGATATCTTCCTGGGGATAGACGACAAGGTGGAGGCCATGGAGGACTACCTGTACATGCAGGGCGTGAACCCTGCCACCGTGGCCTACATGGGCGACGACATGCCTGACTACGAGGTAATGCAGCGCTGCGGCCTGCGCGCCTGCCCGGCCGATGCCGCCGACGACATCCAGGCCATCTCCACCTTCATCTCCACCAGGAACGGAGGCAGGGGCGCCGTGCGCGAGCTTATCGAGACCATCATGAAAGCGCAGGACAACTGGTAA
- the iscX gene encoding Fe-S cluster assembly protein IscX: MSYEPPIHWNDYEDIAMALYEKFGDDFSESKIYRIRFTELLEWVLSLPNFEGTREQANEGHLEQIQAAWVYEWRDNQD, encoded by the coding sequence ATGAGCTACGAGCCACCAATACACTGGAACGATTACGAGGACATCGCGATGGCGCTTTACGAAAAGTTCGGCGATGATTTCTCTGAGTCTAAGATTTACCGCATCCGCTTTACCGAACTGCTGGAGTGGGTGCTGTCGCTGCCGAACTTTGAGGGCACGCGCGAGCAAGCCAACGAAGGGCACCTGGAACAGATACAAGCGGCCTGGGTTTACGAATGGCGCGACAACCAAGACTAA
- a CDS encoding 2Fe-2S iron-sulfur cluster-binding protein, which yields MKVVNITFKFADGAPDETHPAVEGESVLDVALNNDIKLQHNCGGVCGCSTCHVYIEAGMDDLPEISDKEEDYIDRAVDPRINSRLGCQCVVQGNEDIIVTIPEQDFLGH from the coding sequence ATGAAAGTTGTAAATATAACATTTAAGTTTGCTGACGGCGCTCCGGATGAAACCCATCCGGCGGTTGAAGGCGAATCGGTGCTGGATGTAGCCCTTAACAACGACATTAAACTACAGCACAACTGCGGCGGCGTGTGCGGCTGCAGCACCTGCCACGTGTACATCGAGGCCGGCATGGACGACCTGCCGGAGATTTCGGACAAAGAAGAGGATTACATAGACCGCGCCGTGGACCCGCGCATCAACTCTCGCCTGGGCTGCCAGTGCGTGGTGCAGGGCAACGAGGACATTATAGTAACGATCCCGGAGCAGGATTTCCTGGGCCACTAA
- a CDS encoding Rossmann-like and DUF2520 domain-containing protein gives MNIALIGAGNVGWHLAQALQSAGHTVTAVYSRTATPREELSRLLPQAQPISSLNLQSINAEVVLLAVPDAALATVAAALQVKPGTIVAHTSGSQPLSILAAVACARTGVFYPLQTFSKSKAVTFKKVPILLEATDNETLQELQALAQSISETAEPVASGARRQLHLAAVFACNFTNHLLGISRQLLLEAGLPHHLLQPLIQETVAKAMLHHPYLVQTGPAVRHDQNVLDEHLHMLQQHPQLQELYRLLTQSIQAAAEKQ, from the coding sequence ATGAACATAGCCCTGATCGGAGCAGGAAACGTAGGATGGCACCTGGCGCAGGCGCTACAATCGGCTGGCCATACGGTAACGGCCGTCTATAGCCGCACCGCCACACCGCGCGAGGAACTGTCCCGCCTTCTGCCCCAGGCGCAGCCCATCAGCTCCCTAAACCTGCAAAGTATAAACGCGGAGGTGGTGTTGCTGGCCGTGCCCGATGCCGCGCTGGCCACGGTGGCCGCAGCGCTACAGGTAAAGCCAGGCACAATAGTGGCCCACACTTCCGGCTCGCAGCCGCTAAGTATACTTGCTGCCGTGGCATGTGCCCGAACAGGCGTGTTTTACCCGCTCCAGACCTTCTCCAAATCCAAAGCCGTAACCTTTAAAAAGGTGCCCATCCTTTTAGAGGCCACGGACAATGAAACGCTGCAAGAGCTACAGGCACTCGCGCAAAGTATAAGCGAGACGGCAGAGCCAGTAGCCTCAGGGGCCCGCAGGCAGCTGCATCTGGCAGCGGTCTTCGCCTGCAACTTCACCAACCACCTGCTGGGCATCAGCCGGCAGCTGCTGCTGGAAGCCGGCCTGCCCCACCACCTGCTGCAGCCGCTCATCCAGGAAACAGTTGCCAAAGCCATGCTGCACCACCCCTACTTGGTGCAAACCGGGCCCGCCGTCCGCCACGACCAGAACGTGCTAGACGAGCACCTGCACATGCTGCAGCAGCACCCGCAACTGCAGGAGCTGTACCGGCTGCTCACGCAAAGCATACAGGCCGCGGCAGAGAAGCAATAA
- the ccsA gene encoding cytochrome c biogenesis protein CcsA, giving the protein MINTLIGDIGHASVIVAFVAAIVSSYAYFMASRAKVELSGDDSWRKMGRWSFYVHSAAVMLIIFTLFNIIYEHRYEYYYAWSHSSNHLPVHYMISSFWEGQEGSFLLWIFWHVVLGVVLINSSKKNKVWEAPVMGMFSFVQLFLTSMILGIVIGDLKIGSSPFILMRDFMPDTPVFAMDPNFVPADGTGLNPLLQNIWMVIHPPTLFLGFAATLVPFAFAMAGLWKGKFHEWIKPALPWSHFAAVSLGIGTMMGAYWAYVTLNFGGYWNWDPVENAVYIPWLVLVGAIHTMIAYNRGKSGLKASFILIIASFILILYATFLTRSGILGNASVHSFTDLGLSGQLFTYLAAFAVLAIALLLYRWKSIPTSDKELTTYSGEFWVFIGAIVLCLAAFQVLFTTSIPVYNSFLGFIGIESNAALPADQIEHYTKFQLWGGVAIAVLTGVGQLLWWRKGEKGSFVDAITLPGMLTLLFASLIIVLSKMGMLHETMDNPVFIILLVASLFAVFANLSIILSLLHKKITLSGGAVAHIGVALMLLGILFSSGYDNIVSQNNSGLVYSREFPEEINRDNVLLWRNTPVDMDKYTVSYHGQFQEVIGVPGYVNRELLWPTADPYTSIARGQIRVGDKVYFETGDTLAMYSPENTFYEVQYKEREGDKLFTLYPRAQVNPNMGLLASPDIKHFANMDLYTHVSSIPDPNEEKDWGELQEYDLAVGDTIILNDYVAVFNGVEQIAQVPGVALEEGDVAVQADLKIYGERKDYHAHPVLMVKNQLMGRVPEEIADLGLRLTFLNIDTENNKFKIGVNASQKDYIILKAVEKPFVNILWIGTIVMSIGFVMAIVRRKDGGAKARPVAPKEKRKAQVA; this is encoded by the coding sequence ATGATTAATACGCTGATCGGGGATATTGGCCATGCGAGTGTGATTGTGGCTTTTGTGGCGGCCATAGTATCCTCTTACGCATACTTTATGGCGTCTCGCGCCAAGGTAGAGCTTTCCGGCGATGACAGCTGGCGCAAGATGGGCCGCTGGTCCTTCTACGTGCATAGCGCCGCCGTTATGCTGATAATTTTTACGCTGTTCAACATCATCTACGAGCACCGTTACGAGTATTACTACGCCTGGAGCCACTCCTCCAACCACCTGCCGGTGCATTACATGATCTCCAGCTTCTGGGAAGGCCAGGAGGGTTCGTTCCTGCTCTGGATTTTCTGGCACGTGGTGCTGGGTGTGGTGCTGATCAACAGCAGCAAGAAAAACAAAGTATGGGAAGCGCCGGTAATGGGCATGTTCTCCTTTGTGCAGCTGTTCCTGACCTCCATGATCCTGGGCATCGTGATCGGCGACCTGAAGATAGGCTCCTCCCCTTTCATCCTGATGCGCGACTTTATGCCCGACACCCCGGTGTTTGCCATGGACCCGAACTTTGTGCCTGCCGATGGTACCGGCCTGAATCCGCTGCTGCAGAACATCTGGATGGTGATTCACCCGCCGACGCTGTTCCTGGGCTTTGCCGCCACGCTAGTGCCGTTCGCCTTCGCCATGGCCGGCCTTTGGAAAGGCAAGTTCCATGAGTGGATCAAGCCGGCGCTGCCCTGGTCGCATTTTGCGGCCGTGTCGCTGGGCATCGGCACCATGATGGGTGCTTACTGGGCCTACGTAACCCTGAACTTCGGTGGCTACTGGAACTGGGACCCGGTGGAGAACGCCGTGTATATTCCGTGGCTGGTGCTGGTGGGCGCTATCCATACCATGATTGCCTATAACCGTGGCAAGTCAGGCCTGAAGGCTTCTTTCATCCTGATCATTGCCTCGTTCATACTCATACTTTACGCCACCTTCCTTACCCGAAGTGGCATCTTGGGCAACGCCTCCGTGCACTCGTTCACTGACCTGGGCCTTTCCGGGCAGCTGTTCACCTACCTGGCGGCCTTTGCCGTGCTGGCTATCGCCCTGCTACTCTACCGCTGGAAGAGCATCCCCACCTCCGACAAGGAGCTGACAACCTACAGCGGCGAGTTTTGGGTGTTTATCGGCGCGATCGTGCTTTGCCTGGCTGCGTTCCAAGTGCTTTTCACCACGTCCATTCCGGTTTACAACTCCTTCCTGGGCTTTATCGGGATAGAGTCTAACGCCGCCCTGCCTGCCGACCAGATTGAGCATTACACCAAGTTCCAGTTGTGGGGCGGTGTGGCCATTGCCGTACTTACAGGCGTAGGCCAGCTGCTGTGGTGGCGCAAAGGCGAGAAAGGGAGCTTTGTAGATGCCATTACCCTGCCGGGCATGCTCACGCTGCTGTTCGCCAGCCTCATCATCGTGCTCTCGAAGATGGGCATGCTGCACGAGACAATGGACAACCCGGTGTTCATCATACTTCTGGTGGCCTCCCTGTTTGCCGTGTTTGCCAACCTGAGCATTATCCTGAGCCTGCTGCACAAGAAGATCACGCTGTCGGGCGGCGCTGTGGCCCATATAGGCGTGGCTCTGATGCTGCTGGGCATCCTGTTCTCCTCGGGTTACGACAACATCGTCTCGCAGAACAACTCTGGCCTGGTGTATTCCCGCGAATTCCCGGAGGAGATCAACCGCGACAACGTGCTGCTCTGGCGCAACACGCCCGTAGACATGGACAAGTATACTGTAAGTTACCACGGCCAGTTCCAGGAAGTGATCGGCGTACCAGGCTATGTGAACCGCGAACTACTGTGGCCAACAGCCGACCCGTACACCTCTATTGCGCGCGGCCAGATAAGAGTAGGCGACAAAGTATACTTCGAAACAGGCGATACGCTGGCGATGTACTCGCCGGAGAACACCTTTTACGAAGTACAGTATAAGGAGCGTGAGGGCGACAAGCTGTTCACACTCTACCCGCGCGCGCAGGTGAATCCGAACATGGGGCTGCTCGCTTCCCCGGACATCAAGCACTTCGCCAACATGGACCTTTACACGCACGTTTCGTCCATCCCGGACCCGAACGAGGAGAAAGACTGGGGAGAACTGCAGGAGTATGATCTGGCCGTGGGCGACACCATTATCCTGAACGACTATGTGGCTGTGTTTAACGGCGTAGAGCAGATAGCGCAGGTGCCGGGTGTGGCGCTGGAAGAAGGCGACGTAGCCGTGCAGGCTGACCTCAAGATTTACGGAGAGCGCAAGGACTACCACGCGCACCCGGTGCTGATGGTGAAGAACCAGCTGATGGGCCGTGTGCCGGAGGAGATCGCCGACCTCGGACTGCGCCTCACCTTCCTGAACATCGACACAGAGAACAACAAGTTTAAGATCGGTGTGAATGCCTCGCAGAAGGATTACATCATCCTGAAAGCTGTGGAGAAGCCGTTCGTAAACATCCTCTGGATAGGCACAATTGTGATGTCGATTGGTTTTGTGATGGCCATTGTACGCCGCAAGGACGGTGGCGCCAAAGCCAGGCCAGTCGCTCCGAAAGAAAAAAGAAAAGCACAGGTAGCCTAA
- a CDS encoding cytochrome c maturation protein CcmE domain-containing protein: protein MKKTHIIGILVIAVAIVIIMSSVGDASTYVSFDDAIERAEDGDMTKVHVVGRLKKDTQGHIVGMNYDPLVDPNYFSFMLVDTNRVEQKVVYFNPKPQDFERSEQVVITGNMQNNVFVADKILLKCPSKYVETEIKDTKTASL, encoded by the coding sequence ATGAAAAAGACACACATCATCGGGATTTTAGTGATTGCAGTCGCAATCGTTATCATCATGTCTTCGGTGGGCGACGCCAGCACCTACGTCTCCTTCGACGATGCCATTGAGCGCGCCGAGGATGGCGACATGACCAAGGTACACGTGGTGGGCCGCCTGAAAAAGGACACCCAGGGCCATATTGTAGGCATGAACTACGACCCGCTGGTAGACCCGAACTATTTCTCGTTCATGCTCGTGGATACCAACCGCGTGGAGCAGAAGGTGGTATACTTCAACCCAAAGCCACAGGACTTTGAGCGCTCCGAGCAGGTGGTGATAACAGGCAACATGCAAAACAATGTATTCGTGGCCGATAAAATCCTGCTCAAGTGCCCGTCTAAGTACGTGGAGACCGAGATCAAGGACACCAAGACAGCAAGCCTGTAA
- a CDS encoding CcmD family protein, with protein sequence MKLFKILTIWCLILLAAAGLQPAQAQPGQTTEVEFSSAPQTEIEMADTLRRDGKIYVVVVVLLTVLAGTIAYLVTIDRKVSRLEKQLKDDLVNR encoded by the coding sequence ATGAAACTGTTTAAAATACTGACGATCTGGTGCCTTATCCTGCTGGCCGCCGCTGGCTTGCAGCCGGCACAGGCGCAACCGGGCCAGACAACCGAGGTGGAGTTCTCGTCGGCCCCGCAAACCGAGATAGAGATGGCCGACACCCTGCGCCGGGACGGCAAGATCTACGTTGTGGTCGTGGTACTGCTGACCGTGCTGGCGGGCACGATCGCTTACCTGGTAACGATTGACCGCAAGGTGAGCAGGCTGGAGAAACAGCTGAAGGACGACTTGGTAAACAGGTAA
- the ccsA gene encoding cytochrome c biogenesis protein CcsA gives MKKNWWKILAVVLLVYTVVAGMLTEVPRLAILNETIRNLYFHVPMWFGMILILLTSVVYSILYLRNPSVKNDVIAYEAAKVGILFGVLGIVTGMEWAKFTWGEYWSNDPKQNASAIGLLIYFAYLVLRSSFSEQQQRARISAVYNIFAFAALIPLLFILPRLTDSLHPGNGGNPGFNAYDLDSRLRMVFYPAVLGWTLLGFWIINVKSRLEILRQRLYETV, from the coding sequence ATGAAGAAGAATTGGTGGAAAATACTGGCGGTGGTGCTACTGGTTTACACGGTAGTGGCCGGTATGCTTACGGAAGTGCCGCGGCTAGCCATCCTCAACGAGACCATCCGCAACCTGTACTTCCACGTGCCGATGTGGTTTGGCATGATCCTGATCCTGCTCACCTCGGTGGTGTACTCCATTCTGTACCTGCGCAACCCCAGCGTCAAGAACGACGTGATCGCCTACGAAGCTGCCAAGGTGGGGATACTTTTCGGTGTGCTGGGCATCGTGACGGGCATGGAGTGGGCCAAGTTTACCTGGGGCGAGTACTGGAGCAACGACCCAAAGCAGAATGCCTCGGCCATTGGCCTGCTCATCTACTTCGCATACCTGGTGCTGCGCAGCTCCTTTAGCGAGCAGCAGCAGCGCGCCCGCATCAGCGCGGTGTACAACATCTTCGCCTTCGCGGCGCTTATCCCGCTTTTGTTCATCCTGCCGCGCCTCACCGACTCGCTGCATCCCGGCAACGGAGGCAACCCCGGCTTTAACGCCTACGACCTGGACAGCCGCCTGCGCATGGTGTTCTACCCGGCCGTGTTGGGCTGGACGCTGCTGGGCTTCTGGATCATAAACGTGAAATCAAGACTGGAAATACTCAGACAACGCTTATATGAAACTGTTTAA
- a CDS encoding heme exporter protein CcmB, which produces MQKDLVLEWRQKYALNGMLLYVGSVVFICYLSFGMRPNILVPPVWNALLWIILLFVSVNAIAKSFMQENRGRLLYFYSIVSPQGIILAKIIYNTLLMLLLAIICFVFYGFVLGNPVEDVPMFLLSILLGAVGFSTSLTMISSIASKAANSSTLMAILSFPVIVPMLLMLIKMSKNAMDGLDRSASLDELLTLLAINMIVVTVSYILFPYLWRS; this is translated from the coding sequence ATACAAAAGGACCTGGTGCTGGAGTGGCGGCAGAAGTACGCCCTCAACGGCATGCTGCTGTACGTGGGCAGCGTGGTGTTTATCTGCTACCTCAGCTTTGGCATGCGCCCCAACATCCTGGTGCCCCCGGTCTGGAACGCCTTGCTCTGGATCATACTCTTGTTTGTGTCAGTAAACGCCATCGCCAAAAGCTTTATGCAGGAAAACCGCGGGCGGCTGCTGTACTTCTACTCCATCGTGAGCCCGCAGGGGATCATCCTGGCCAAGATCATCTACAACACCCTGCTAATGCTGCTGCTGGCCATCATCTGCTTTGTGTTCTATGGCTTTGTGCTGGGCAACCCGGTGGAGGACGTGCCAATGTTCCTGCTCTCCATCCTGTTGGGCGCCGTGGGCTTCTCCACCTCGCTCACCATGATCTCGAGCATCGCCAGCAAGGCCGCCAACAGCAGCACCCTCATGGCCATACTGAGCTTCCCGGTCATCGTGCCGATGCTGCTGATGCTCATTAAAATGTCGAAAAATGCCATGGATGGCCTCGACCGTAGCGCCAGCCTCGACGAACTGCTTACCCTGCTCGCCATAAACATGATCGTTGTCACTGTTTCTTATATCTTATTCCCGTACCTTTGGCGTTCGTAG
- the phoU gene encoding phosphate signaling complex protein PhoU, with amino-acid sequence MAQLDTELKRLKTKLLEMWDLVEYQLQAGREAMLNADAELAKQIIKRDRKVNQFDIKIDRMCENFFALFTPVAVDLRLVLAVLKINSNLERLGDTAEGIARFVKKLETPANQELLELTNVVQMYDEALKMFADARTAFQNNDTTLAKAIIKHDKTLNKIYRKSDAIVTKFMADNPDRISGALAVLFIIKKLERVGDQITNIAEEVIFYRDAKVVKHKSDKKKKKREDEE; translated from the coding sequence ATGGCACAACTAGACACCGAGTTAAAACGACTCAAAACCAAGCTCCTGGAGATGTGGGATTTGGTGGAGTACCAGCTGCAGGCTGGCCGCGAAGCCATGCTGAATGCCGACGCGGAGCTGGCCAAGCAGATAATCAAGCGCGACCGCAAGGTAAACCAGTTCGATATTAAGATAGACCGCATGTGCGAAAACTTCTTCGCACTGTTCACGCCTGTGGCCGTGGACCTCCGCCTGGTGTTGGCCGTACTCAAAATCAACTCGAACCTGGAGCGCCTGGGCGACACCGCCGAGGGGATTGCCCGTTTCGTGAAGAAGCTGGAGACGCCCGCCAATCAGGAGCTGCTGGAGCTCACGAACGTGGTGCAAATGTATGACGAGGCGCTGAAGATGTTTGCCGACGCCCGCACCGCCTTTCAGAACAACGACACCACCCTGGCCAAGGCCATCATCAAGCACGACAAAACGCTGAACAAAATCTACCGCAAGTCCGATGCCATCGTGACTAAGTTTATGGCTGACAACCCGGATAGGATCTCAGGGGCTCTGGCCGTACTCTTCATCATCAAGAAACTGGAGCGTGTGGGCGACCAGATAACCAACATTGCCGAAGAGGTGATCTTCTACCGCGACGCCAAGGTGGTGAAGCACAAGTCTGACAAGAAAAAGAAGAAGAGAGAAGACGAGGAGTAA